One region of Luteolibacter yonseiensis genomic DNA includes:
- a CDS encoding redoxin family protein: MKSIILTTLVSACAFVTAHAAEIGKPAPAFTAKDAKGATVSLADQKGKVVVLEWVNFDCPFVKKHYGSGNLQKLQADYTAKGVVWLTISSAAEGKDAYVEPSKLGELASSKGSKASHIIADGDGKIGKAYDAKVTPHLFIIDKEGKLAYNGAIDSKATTEVADVDTADKLFANAADAVLAGKTVENAKNQPYGCGVKY, from the coding sequence ATGAAATCCATCATCCTTACCACCCTCGTTTCCGCCTGCGCGTTCGTCACCGCCCATGCCGCGGAAATCGGCAAGCCAGCCCCAGCCTTCACCGCGAAGGACGCCAAGGGCGCGACCGTTTCGCTCGCGGACCAGAAAGGAAAAGTCGTCGTGCTCGAATGGGTCAACTTCGACTGCCCGTTCGTCAAGAAGCACTACGGCAGCGGAAATCTCCAGAAGCTCCAGGCCGACTACACCGCCAAAGGCGTGGTCTGGCTGACCATCAGCTCCGCCGCCGAGGGCAAGGACGCCTATGTCGAGCCATCCAAACTCGGTGAACTCGCCTCCTCGAAAGGCAGCAAAGCCAGCCACATCATCGCCGACGGCGATGGAAAGATCGGCAAGGCCTACGATGCCAAGGTGACTCCCCACCTGTTCATCATCGATAAGGAGGGCAAGCTCGCCTACAATGGCGCGATCGACTCGAAGGCGACCACGGAGGTCGCCGACGTGGACACCGCCGACAAGCTCTTCGCAAATGCGGCGGACGCCGTTCTCGCGGGCAAGACGGTGGAAAACGCCAAGAACCAGCCATATGGCTGCGGCGTGAAGTACTAA
- a CDS encoding TIGR03915 family putative DNA repair protein: MRSVDPGKSFISWRDAARRMLADHVPPEEILWEAERGLFPAVVTNGTPPEKLKVPAAFVDLAQNVSCHNDPSRWALLYQILWRIVRNGEKHLVSIASDPDVSQALLFARAVRKEIHKMHAFVRFRLIDADETGRERYAAWFEPDHHVIEAGAPFFKKRFSNMDWSIFSPKSCAHWDGEHLTFTPGIPHDPTKSHDELEAAWRTYYRSIFNPARLKVKMMKQEMPVRYWKNLPEADLIHELISGSNNRVAGMLAEEPRPVKPRPKNAYLDKLRALSAEEAD; encoded by the coding sequence ATGAGATCCGTCGATCCCGGGAAAAGCTTCATCTCATGGCGCGATGCCGCCCGCCGGATGCTGGCGGACCACGTGCCGCCGGAGGAAATCTTGTGGGAGGCGGAACGCGGGTTGTTTCCCGCCGTGGTGACGAATGGCACCCCGCCGGAGAAACTGAAAGTGCCCGCCGCGTTCGTGGATCTGGCGCAAAATGTCTCGTGCCACAATGATCCGTCACGCTGGGCGCTGCTTTACCAGATCCTCTGGCGCATCGTGCGGAATGGGGAAAAACATCTGGTTTCCATCGCCAGCGATCCTGATGTGTCACAGGCCCTCCTTTTCGCCAGGGCGGTGCGCAAGGAGATCCACAAGATGCACGCGTTCGTCCGGTTCAGGCTCATCGACGCGGATGAAACAGGCCGCGAACGCTACGCGGCGTGGTTCGAGCCGGATCACCATGTCATCGAGGCCGGTGCTCCGTTTTTTAAAAAACGCTTCTCAAACATGGACTGGAGCATTTTCAGTCCCAAGTCCTGCGCGCACTGGGACGGAGAACATCTCACCTTCACCCCCGGCATTCCGCATGATCCCACCAAAAGCCACGACGAACTGGAAGCCGCGTGGCGGACCTACTACCGCAGCATCTTCAACCCGGCGCGCCTCAAGGTGAAGATGATGAAACAGGAGATGCCGGTCCGTTATTGGAAGAACCTGCCCGAGGCGGATCTCATCCACGAACTCATCTCAGGAAGCAACAACCGGGTGGCGGGGATGCTGGCGGAGGAACCGCGCCCGGTGAAACCCAGGCCGAAGAACGCCTATCTGGACAAGCTGCGGGCTCTGTCCGCGGAGGAGGCCGACTGA
- a CDS encoding protein-disulfide reductase DsbD domain-containing protein encodes MISAAACLASHAAVRSGKAEADWISTSATYEAGRPFQTAVRLVVDEGWHTYWRNPGEGGMEISVKWELPAGWTAGDLEHPVPKRFMTGDLPGFGYEGTVVFPVAFTPPAGFAGEATLKGKISWLTCNEANCVPGNAELVISARPGAPESTPAAKTISEALAKVPRPLPAVTLTVAEKPETLLLSIKNSEDKSFDPKNFDIFPETRQIVDAAASYTFVKEGEEWRTEVKKSEYLTPPLTSLTLVLAGKNGRLPHTVTWKSE; translated from the coding sequence ATGATTTCCGCAGCCGCCTGTCTCGCCTCGCACGCCGCCGTGCGCTCCGGAAAAGCGGAGGCGGACTGGATCAGCACGTCCGCCACGTACGAGGCCGGAAGGCCTTTCCAGACTGCGGTGCGGCTGGTGGTGGATGAAGGCTGGCACACCTACTGGAGGAACCCAGGTGAGGGCGGAATGGAAATTTCCGTGAAATGGGAACTCCCCGCAGGGTGGACGGCGGGCGATCTGGAACATCCGGTGCCCAAGCGCTTCATGACCGGAGATCTGCCGGGCTTCGGCTACGAGGGTACGGTGGTTTTCCCGGTGGCATTCACCCCTCCCGCCGGTTTTGCGGGTGAGGCGACGTTGAAAGGAAAAATTTCGTGGCTGACCTGCAACGAGGCGAACTGCGTGCCTGGCAATGCGGAACTTGTGATATCCGCGCGCCCCGGAGCTCCCGAATCCACGCCTGCGGCAAAAACCATTTCGGAAGCGCTGGCAAAAGTCCCGAGACCCCTGCCGGCCGTCACTCTGACCGTCGCGGAAAAGCCCGAAACCCTGCTCCTCTCCATCAAGAACTCGGAGGACAAGTCTTTCGATCCCAAGAATTTCGATATTTTCCCGGAAACCCGCCAAATCGTGGACGCCGCCGCTTCCTACACTTTCGTGAAAGAGGGTGAGGAATGGCGGACGGAGGTCAAAAAAAGCGAGTATCTCACCCCTCCCCTCACCTCCCTCACCCTCGTCCTCGCGGGAAAAAACGGCAGGCTTCCGCACACGGTCACCTGGAAATCGGAATAA
- a CDS encoding alpha/beta hydrolase: MSIRLIGLSLAAAGIATAQDPATADSIRELLNDPNSDVAKLAKQYAGKSGGNQLFYFPTRDEPATPRMWGLKYESVDFKSADGTALHGWFIPAKSKTPQTAKGTVVFSHGNTGSVGHHLGFCVWLAEAGYNVLLYDYRGFGKSGGSVDRRGMIDDVKAAFAYVRKRPDIDPEKLISYGHSLGGAQSVTALGESPVKGLRAIVIDGAFASYQAMARIIGGQLGASLVTDELSPRDFVKKLTPTPLLVVHGTRDEIVPVSQGKQLYEAAGEPKTLFEVKAGRHGTALSNDNGAYRKKMIEWLDGVMKG, from the coding sequence ATGTCCATCCGACTCATCGGCCTCTCGCTCGCAGCCGCGGGCATCGCCACCGCACAGGATCCCGCCACCGCGGATTCCATCCGGGAGCTGTTGAATGATCCGAACAGCGATGTGGCGAAACTCGCGAAACAGTACGCCGGGAAGAGCGGCGGCAACCAGCTCTTCTATTTTCCCACCCGTGACGAACCCGCCACACCCCGGATGTGGGGACTGAAATACGAGTCCGTCGATTTCAAGTCCGCCGATGGCACCGCCTTGCATGGTTGGTTCATCCCGGCGAAAAGCAAGACCCCGCAAACGGCGAAAGGCACCGTTGTTTTCTCCCACGGAAATACCGGATCCGTCGGCCACCACCTTGGTTTCTGTGTCTGGCTTGCCGAGGCCGGCTACAATGTGCTGCTGTACGATTACCGTGGCTTCGGGAAATCCGGTGGCTCGGTGGACCGGCGCGGCATGATCGACGATGTGAAGGCCGCGTTCGCCTACGTCAGGAAGCGTCCGGACATCGACCCGGAAAAACTCATTTCCTACGGCCACAGCCTCGGCGGCGCACAGTCCGTCACCGCCCTCGGTGAATCGCCGGTCAAAGGGTTGCGGGCCATCGTCATCGACGGTGCGTTCGCCTCCTATCAGGCGATGGCCCGCATCATCGGCGGCCAGCTCGGAGCCAGCCTCGTCACCGACGAACTCTCGCCGCGTGATTTTGTCAAAAAGCTCACGCCGACCCCGCTGTTGGTGGTGCATGGCACAAGGGACGAGATCGTGCCCGTTTCCCAAGGAAAGCAGCTCTACGAAGCGGCAGGGGAACCGAAAACACTCTTCGAAGTGAAGGCCGGCCGCCACGGCACCGCGCTCTCGAACGACAACGGAGCGTATCGTAAAAAGATGATCGAGTGGCTGGATGGCGTGATGAAGGGGTGA